In the genome of Nonomuraea sp. NBC_00507, the window GCGCTCGCGGTTGGTGAGCACGTCCAGGCCCTCGGGCGCGGGCTCGGGGCGGCGGGCGACGTATTCGCCGATCAGGCGGCGGGTGATCGCGGGGGAGAGCAGCGCGTCGCCGCGGGCCGCTACCCGGACCCCTTGCAGCAGGTCGGCGGGCTCGGTGTCCTTGACCAGGAACCCGCAGGCCCCGGCGCGCAGCGCGTTGAAGACGTACTCGTCGAGACCGAAGTTGGTGAGGATCACGACGTGGACGCCGCTCAGCCGTTCGTCGGCGGCGATCCGCCGGGTCGCCTCGATGCCGTCCATCACCGGCATCTGGATGTCGAGGAGGGCCACGTCGGGCAGGTGCTCCAGGGCGAGCGCGATGGCCTGCTCACCGTTCGGGGCCTCGGCCACCACCTCGATGTCGTCCTCGGACTCCAGCAGGGCGCGGAAGCTGCCGCGGATGAGCGCCTGGTCGTCCACGATGAGGACGCGGATCACGATGTCCCTTCCAACGGAAGCGTCTCTTTCGACCGCGACGTTTCCGGCAACGGCTCCTTGAGAGGAAGCTCGGCGCGTACGGTGAAGCCCCCTTCGGGGCGTGGCTCGGCACGCAGCCGGCCGCCGAGGGCCGTGACGCGCTCACGCATGCCGAGCAGGCCCACGCCGGGCACGGGCGGCGCGTCGCTGGTGGCCGTCCCGTCGTCGTCCACCTGCACGATCAGCTCCTCGCCCGCGTAGTCCACGCGGACCGCCGCCGTGGCTCCGCCCGCGTGCCTGGAGACGTTGGTGAGGGCCTCCTGAACGATCCGGTACGCGGCCCGGTCCACCTCAGCAGGCAGCTCGCGGCGCGCGCCGGAGATCGTCACCGTGGCCGCCAGGCCTGTCGAACGGGCTCGCTCCACGAGATCATCGAGCCGATCGAGCCCGCTGGAGTGCACCTCGGCGTCGGCGGAGCCGCTGGAGTCGCGCAGCACCTCCAGCGTGGCGCGTAGCTCCCGCATGGCGTCGCTGCTGGCCTCCTGGATCGCCAGCAGCGCCGCGGGCACGTCCTCGCCGCGCTTGCGTGCCAGGTGGACGGCCACCCCGGCCTGGACCTTGATGATCGAGATGCTGTGGGTGAGCGAGTCGTGCAGCTCCCTGGCGATGCGTAGCCGCTCCTCGCCGGCGCGGCGCCTGGCCATCTCCTCGCGGGTGCGCTCGGCCTCGGCGGCCCGCTGTTCGGCCTGTTCAAGGTACGCCTGCCGGTGCCGGTTCACCGTCGCCGTCACGCCGGCCGTGAGGAACCAGCCTACGAGCAGTGTGGTGGTCTGGAGATTCTGCCCGGACCAGTCAGCGTTGGGGAGGTTCACCGCCAGGCTGCCGGCCAGGAACACCACGCTCGCCAGCGTCGCGGGCAACCGGTGGCCGGCCCTGACCGCGGCGAACACCGATATCAGCACGGGAAAGGCGGACGGCGGACCAGGCTGGGCGTGCGCCGCGAAGACGAGCATGCAGGCCGTGCTGACGGCCAGAGGCACCAGGGGAGCCCGGCGCCAGGCGACGAGGGAGAGCGACCCGGTGATGACGGCCGCGAAGTCGAGCGCTCCCACGCCCGGCGTGTCTGCCACGGTGACCGACAGCGCGGCGGCCACCACCACGGCGAGCAGGACGTCCTTGACGAGCGGCGGCCACCGGTCCAGATAGCTCATCTCTGCAGATTAGGGTCTTTGCCCGCGATGATCCTCCCTTGGCAGGCGTATTCCGTCACTACTCCCCGCGAAGTAGTCCCGTAGATCGTGATCCGGAGGTCGTACGGGCAGAAGCATCCCCTCGCACGACGACCGCTGACCGGCCGGAATACCACCATGTGCGGATATGGACACGATCCGAGCATCCACAGGAGAACGATCATGACCGTACACCAGCACGTCGCCGCCCCTTCCTGGACCATGCAGGCGCTGCGCGCCGCCGTGGTCCTGCACGTCGCCGCGCTGCTGTTCCAGGCGGTGACGGCCGGAATGTTGCTGTCGTCTCCCGGTGGCCGGGCCCTGCACATGACCTCCGGGATCGCCCTGGTCGTCATCGGCCTCCTGCACCTGGTCATGGCGATCCTGGTGTGGCGGCCGGGCGGCGGGCCCGCGAGGTTCATCGTCACGGCCGCATTGCTCCTGGTGTTCACGATCGTGGCGGCGATCCTGGGCGAGCTGGGGATCAAGACCCTCCACCTGCCGCTCGGTGTGCTGCTGTTCGGCGGCGGCGTCATGCAGCTCAGCAGGGTGCTCGCCAGGCCCGGTCCGGCATGAACCCGACCAGACGTGACGCGTTGCGCCTGCTCGGCCTCGGCGCGGTGGCGGTGGCCGCCGTGCCGGGCTGCTCACTGCTCGCCGGCACCCCGCAGTCGCAGCTGCTGGCCAGCGCGGCGCCGCTGCCCAAGCCGTACGCGGTGCCGCTGCCGGTCCCCGAGGTCGCCAAGCCTGTGCGCAGCGCCGGCGGGGCCGACTTCTACGAGCTGACCGAGCAGGCGGCCGACGTGGAGGTGCTGCCCGGCCTGCGTACCCAGATATGGGGATATGGCGGGAAGTTTCCTGGGCCGACCATCGAGGCACGCAGCGGTCGTAGGACCGTCGTGAAGCTGATCAACCAGCTCGGCGCGCCGACCGTCCTGCACCTGCACGGCGGCCACACGCCGCCCGAGTCCGACGGCTTCCCGACGGACCTGGTGGCGCCCGGGGGCGCGCGCGAGTACGTGTTCCCGCTGGAACAGCGGGCGGCCACGCTCTGGTACCACGATCACCGCATGGACTACACCGGGCCGCAGGTATGGCGCGGGCTGGCCGGCATGTTCCTGGTGCGCGACGACGAGGAGGAGGCACTGCCGCTGCCCGCCGGGGAACGCGATCTGCCGCTGCTGATCAGTGACCGGTCGTTCGCCGCCGACGGCACCCTGCTCTACCCGGCGCTGGGCGACCGGCCGGGGGTTCAGGAGGGGTACATGGGCGGCGTGCTCGGCGACGTGATCCTGGTCAACGGGGCGCCGTGGCCGGAGCTGCGCGTGGCCAGGGCTCGTTACCGGCTGCGGTTGTGCAACGGGTCCAATGCGCGGGCGTACGAGCTGGCCACCGGCGGCCCGATGATCCAGATCGGCAGCGACGGCGGCCTGCTCAGCGCCCCGCGTACGGTGCGGCAGCTCCGCCTGTCCCCGGGAGAGCGTGCGGACGTGGTCGTCGACTTCTCCGCCTACAAGCTCGGCCAGTACGTCGAGCTGCGGAACCTGGCGGGGGAGGGCGCGCAGGCGCGGGTGATGCGATTCGCGGTGGACCGCGACGAGGCCGACGACTCGGCCGTGCCGCAGCGGCTGTCCACCGTCGAGGCGCTCGACCCGGGCAAGGCCACGGTGACGCGCGACTTCGAGTTCAGCAGCGGCAGCATGCACGGCGGCACCGGCTGGCTGATCAACGGCCGGCCGTTCGACCCGAAGCGCATGGAGGCCAGGCCCAAGCTCGGCGACGTCGAGGTCTGGCGGCTGACCAGCGACGTGGCGCACCCGGTGCACCTGCACCTCGACCACTTCCAGGTGGTGTCGGTCAACGGCGAGCGGCCGGCCGGGCCGCCGGAGTGGAAGGACACCGTCGAGCTGCGTGACGCGCAGACCGTCGAGATCGTCACCAGGTTCACCGGTTATCGGGGGCGCTACGTGCTGCACTGCCACAACCTCGAGCACGAGGACATGGCGATGATGGCGAGTTTCGAAGTCGTATGAAAGGGATCGGCATGCCTATCGACCTGGCGGAGCGTTTCCACGCCTTCCTCACCGAGGTGCCTCATGAACTGGGCCTGGGGAACGAGGACGCCGCCGCCATCATCGACCGCTACTACGTGCCCGAGATCGAGTACTGGAACGACGGCATCTGCCTCGACCGCCGGCGCCTGATCGACCACGTGAAGCCGGCCCGCAAGAACGCGGTGGGCCTGCGGATCGAGGTGCACGAAAGCCTCGTGGGCGAGGACGTGGCCGCGGCGCGCTACACGATGGACGCGGTCATGCGCCAAGGCAAGACGATCACGATGGAGATCTACCTGTTCGCACGGTACGCCCCCGACGGGCGCATCCGCCGGGTCGACTCGATCACCCGCACCGTGTGATCCGTATGGACCGTCCAGCGGACGGCGCTCACAATCAGGGCCATGGGAGACGCATATGTCGGCGCCAGGACGCCGCGCAGGGAAGACGCCAGGCTGCTGACCGGCCGCGGCAGGTACGTCGGCAACATCAGCCTGCCGGACGCCGCGCACGCGTACGTCGTCCGCAGCCCCATCGCCCACGGCCGGCTGCTCAGCTGTGACACCAAGGCGGCAGCGGCGGCCGACGGCGTGCTCGACGTGATCGTCCCGGCCGACGCCGCCGGCATGCGTCTGCCCTGCGTCAGCGTGGCGCCCGGCCAGCCGATCACGGAGTACCCGGTGCTGGACGCGGCGATCAGGTACGTCGGCCAGCCGCTCGTCCTCGTCGTCGCCCGCACGCCCGAGGCCGCCAGAGACGCCGCCGACCTGGTCGAGCTGGAGCTCGATGAGCTGCCTGCCGTGGCAGACATGGAGCGGGCACTGGAGGGCGACGCCCCGCTGCTCTACCCCGACTGGGGTACGAACGTCCTCACCGACTTCACGCTCGGCGACGCCGACTGCGCGGCGGCCGTCGAGGCGGCCGAGCACGTGGTGGAGATGACGGTCCGGATGGGCCGGGTCTCGCCGCACCCGATGGAGCCGCGTGGTGTGGTGGCCTCCTACGCCGGCGACGAGCTGACCGTCCACACCTCCACCCAGTCGCCGCACCACGCCCGCGAGCAGCTGGCGGACGCGCTCGGGCTGACCCACGACCGGGTACGCGTGATCGGCGGCGACATCGGCGGCGGGTTCGGCGGCAAGGAGCACGTCTACCCCGACGAAGTGCTCATCTGCCTGGCCGCCATCCGCCTGGGCCGCCCCGTGTCCTGGATGGAGTCGCCCGGCGACCGCCTGCTGGCCACGCTCCCCGCGCGGGCCGCCGTGCACCGGGGGCGGCTGGCGCTCGATGGCGAAGGGCGGTTCGTGGCGCTGCAGGTGGATGTGCTCGGCGACATCGGCGCCCACCCGTCGAACGTGGGCGTCTCGACCGCCGCGGTGACGGCCACGTTGTTGCCGGGGCCGTACCGGTTCGACCGGGTCGCGGTGCGGGTGCGCGGCGTCGTCACCACCACCACGCCGACCGGCTCCTACCGGGGCTTCGGCCAGCCCGAGGGCACTCTGACCAGGGAGCGGCTGATCGACGAGGCGGCTCGCCGGCTGGGGATCGACCGGATCGAGCTGCGGCTGCGTAACATGATCGAGCCCGGCGAGCTGCCGTACATGACGCGCGTCCACGTGCCCTACGACTCAGGCGACTATCCCCGTGCTCTGCGGACGCTCCACCACCTGGCCATGCTGCCCGAGAAGGATGACGGGCGCAGGCGGGGGATCGGGTACTCCTGCCACGTGGAGACCACCGGCATGGGCCCGTCAATGGAGCTCAAGGCCACGGGTTTCCTGGCCGGCGGCTACGAGACGGCGGTCCTGCGCATGGAGCAGGACGGGTCCGTGGTCGTGACGTCCGGGGTGGTGCCGATCGGGCAGGGCATCGAGACGGCGCTGGCCCAGCTGGCCGCCGACCGGACGGGGGTGCCCATCGAACGCGTGCGGGTGGTCATGGGGGACACGGCTTCGACGCCGTACTCGGGGATCGGCTCGATCGCCAGCCGCGCGCTGACCGTCGGCGGCGCGGCGGTCACCCAGGCCGCCGACCTGCTGCGCGACAAGCTCGTGGCCATCGCCGCGCATCGGCTGGAGGCGGCGCCCGCGGACCTGGAGATCGCCGACGGAGCCGTACGCGTAAAGGGCGATCCGCAGGCGGCCGTGACGCTGCGCGACCTGGCCACGTCCGCGTGGCGCGGGTGGGACCTGCCGGAGGGGGTCACGCCGGGTCTGGAGGAACGGGCCAGCTACGACCCGGCCGCCTACACCTACGCGTACGGGGCGCACGCGGCGGCCGTGGCCGTCGACCCGGAGACCGGGGCGGTGGAGGTGGAGCGCTACTGGGTGGTCAACGACGCCGGCGTGCTGGTCAACCCGGCGGTGGTGGAGGGCCAGATCCACGGCGGCGTGGCCCAGGGCATCGGGGAGGCGCTGACCGAGGAGATCGTCTACACCGAGAACGGCCAGCCGATCGTCGACTACCTCCTGCCGACCACAAGGGAGATCCCGGACATCCAGGTGGTGATGCTGGAGACGCCCTCGCCGATCACGCCCGGCGGCATGAAGGGCGTCGGCGAGGCCGGCACGATCGGCCCGCCCGCCGCCATCGCCAACGCGGTCGCGGCCGCGCTCCCCGAGATCGCCGACAAGATCACCGACGTGCCGCTGACTCCGTCGGGGCTGTGGTCCCTGCTGGAGGTGTCGCAGGCCCAAAGCTGGGCACGGAACGCCTGAACAGCTGACCACGCTGGCGCGCCACCGCCCGCCCGAGCAGGCCAGGCTCAGAGCGCAGGCCGTGCTCGCCGCGGTGGCCGAGCAGGACCCGGAGCTGGTGGCCAGGTTGCACATTCCGGAGCAGGTGCGCGGCCTGTTCCGGCCACCGGCACGCGCGACGTCCGCGGACGCCGTGACCGCGCTGGACGTGGAGCTGGCGAACAGGGTGGACGAGGTCATCGAGGAGATGGGCGCGGGCATCGGCGGTCCTTCATGACGCCTCGGCTCGGGGCCGCTCAAAAAGAATGGCGATTTTCTTGCTGAAGATTCGACCCAAACGGCTTTCTCGTGCGTACAAGTTTCGACAGCCGCGTACGGCAACCGAGAGGCAGGCACTCTTGTTGAACCAGACGCGCATTCGCTGCCCCGCACCGGAAAGAGAAGCCATGACCACGCTGCGGTCCGCTCCCCAGAGCAGGATGCAGTACGTATGGCCGCTGCGCGAGGACGCCCGGACGGTCGGTCACGCACGAGCGATCATTCGTACGGAATTAGTGTCCCTTGCCCTTTCCGCTGATGTCATCGATGACGCTGTGCTCATGGTGAGTGAATTGGTGACAAATGCCTTCATGTACGGCGACGCCCCCTACGAACTGATGCTTCACGTGGACGCCAAAGAGATCATGTGCGTCGTCGTGGACAGCAGCCCGATCCTCCCCGCCCCGGCGCCTGACGACTTGAGCGCCGAGCACGGCCGCGGCCTGCGCATCATCGCCCGGCTCTCCGACGGTTTCTACGGCTGTCACCCCCAGCGTTACGCCACCCACCCGGACCTGGTCGGCAAGGCCACCTGGTTCGCCCTGCCCCGCGACGGCCTCCAGGCCAACGTGGTGCCGATCAGACCCGGGACGTGAACGGCCCCGCGCCCAGGCCGGGCGCGGTGGTCAAGCGGGGTCAGTGGTGATCAGGGCGGCGCGTGGCGCGGACGGCGGCCAGGACGAGGAGGCCGGCCACCAGGCCGATGATCGCGCTCGCCCGGTAGACGTCATTCAGCGCCACGTACGCCGCCGCGTCGGCCCGGTACAGCAGGCCGAGGGCGGCGATGCCGAGCGCGTACCCGAGCTGCCTGACTGTGTTCACGGCGCCGGCCGCCATGCCCGCGCGCGGCGGCGGGGCGAACGCCATGGCGGCGGAGCTGAGCGACGGCACGGCCAGGCCCACGCCGACCCCCGTCACCACCAGTCCAGGCGCCAGCGCGGTCCAGCCGGTGTCCGGACCCAGCGTGCCCTGCAGGAACGCGCCCGCCCCGATCAGCAGCAGCCCGCCGCCGACGGCGGCACGCGGCGACAGCCCCGGGAACAGTCGTGCGCCGCCGATCGAGACCACCAGGGACGTCACGGCCATCGGGGACAGCGCCACGCCCGCCGCCACGGGCCCGAGCCCGAGGTCCTGCTGCAACCAGAGTGAGGTGAAGGCCAGGCATGCGAACGCGGCCGGCATGAGCAGCCCAGCCCCGGCCAGGATCCCGCTGAACGAACGATCGGCGAACAACCGCAGGTCCAGCATGGGCCGGTCGCTACGCGTCTCGGTGACGAGGAACGCCACCAGCGCCACGACGGCCACGCCCAGCGGCGCCAGCGTCCGCACCGCCGTCCATCCGTGCTCCCCGGCCTCGATCAGCCCGTACGTGAGCGCGCCCACCGCCACCGTGAACGTCACCATCCCCGCCCAGTCGAGCCGCCCGCCGCCGGGCAGGCGCGACTCGCTCACGGCCCGCAGCGTGAGCCAGGCCGCGACCAGGCTGATGGGCAGGTTGACGAGGAAGATCGCCCGCCAGTGCAGGTGCTCGGTGAGCAGGCCGCCGAGCACGGGTGCGAGGGCGGCGGCGGCCCCGTTGACACCACCCCACACGCCGAAGGCGATGCCACGCTGCCTGCCGTGGTACGTGGAGCTGATGAGGGCGAGCGTGGTGGCCATCATGGCCGCCCCGCCCGCGCCCTGGACTACGCGGGCCGCCAGCAGCAGGCCGCCGCTGGGCGCGAGCCCGCACGCGAGCGAGGCCAGCGCGAACACGGCCAGCGCCACCAGGTAGACCTTGCGTCGTCCCGCGTGGTCGGCGAAGGACCCGGCGGCCAGCAGCAGTGCCGCCAGCGCGAGCGCATAGCCGTCCAGCAACCACTGCGCACCGGTGAACGACATGTGGAGGTCGGAGGCGATCGGGGGCAGGGCGACCATGACGATGGTCACGTCCACGAGCAGCATGAACGCGCCCAGGCAGGCGGCCGCCAACGGCTGCCAGCTCGTGGTCGTCTCCGAGGTCTGTGTTGTCTGCGTCATGACGACCACAGTCGGGCCTGGTGCGGATATTCATCGGGAAGATTGCTGGATGTGGTGCTTTTCCGTACCGGATAGCCTGTGCTGGTGGAAAACATCATGCTGGACGATGTCGACCGCGGGTTGATGCATGCCCTGCAGGTGGACGGGCGGGCGTCGTTCAGCCGCATCGGCGAGGTGCTCGGCGTGTCCGACCAGCGGGTGGCGCGCCGCTACCGGCGGCTGCGCTCCACCGGCATGTTGCGTGTCGTCGGCGTCGTGGACGGGCGGCGCCTCGGCTACGAGTCGTGGTCGATCAGGCTGCGCTGCACCCCCGACGCCGCCGTCTCGATCGCCCAGGCACTCGCACGGCGATCCGACACCTTCTGGGTGCACCTGCTGTCCGGCGGCACGGAGATCTCCTGCGGCGCGCTCCAGCGCACAGCGAGCGAGCGCGAGTCACTGCTGCTCAACAAGCTCGCCAGGACGAACCGGGTGTTGTCGGTGACCGCGCACCGGACCCTGCACATGTTCGTCGGCGGGCGGATCGGCTGGACCGCCCTGGCCGCGCTGACCTCCGGCCAGGTGGAGCACCTGGCCGCCGGGCGGGTCTACACCAGGCGGGGTGACGGCGAGCCGGTCGTGCTCGGCCCCGGGGACGAGGCGTTGTTCGAGGCGCTGTCGCAGGACGGCAGGGCGGGCCATGCCGACCTGGCGGCCGTGACCGGCTGGTCGGAGTCGACGGTCAGACGCCGCATGGAGCACCTGTGTGCGGCCGGCGCGTTGTTCTTCGACATGGACGTGCTGCCCACGCTGCTGGACTACCAGGTGGAGGCGCAGCTGTGGATGTCGGTGCCGCCGGCCGAGCTGGACGCGACCGGGCGGGCCCTCGCCAGGCATCCGGAGGTGGCGTACGCGGGCGCGACCACGGGCCCCAACAACCTGATGGCCAGCGTCGTGTGCCGCGACGACGCGGCGTTCTACCGCTACCTCACCGAGAGCCTGGGCGCGCTGCCCGCGATCAGGCACCTCGAGACCGCGCCGATCATCAGGACGATCAAGCGGGCCGGGGCCCTGCTGCCCACGCGATAATCGGGGCGTGCCCTCCAGGCGATCCATCCTGCGGCTCGGCGGCGTGGCCGCGGCCGGGATCATCGGAGCGCTGGCCCAGGCGGAGGCCGCGCACACGCCCGACGACTCGTTCGTGCGATTACGCCGCCGGTGGCGCGAGGGCAGCGCGGGCTCCGGCTACGACCCGGCCGCGGAGCCGTACCGGAGATGGCTGGCCGGGCTGGGCAGAGCGGCCGCCCGCCACCGCGACGCCATGGCCCCGTCCCGCACCTCGCTGTGGCCGGACCAGGCCTTCCCCTCGTTCATGGCGACGCCGCGGCGGCTGCGGACGATGGCGCACGCATACGTGCTGGAGGGCACCGGCCTGACCGGCGACCCGGCCCTGGCCGCGGCCGTCGCCGCAGGGATCGACCACTACAGGCGGCAGGTGTACGCGGCCGGCGCCGACCCCGTGGGCAACTGGTGGCACTGGCAGATCGGCGTGCCCAGGGCGCTGCTGGACGCCGCCGTGCTGGTCGGCCTCGACGAAGGGCGAAGCGTGGCCCTGCGGGACGCCGTGGACCACTTCGTCCCCGACAGCCGCCTCGCCCGCTACGGCGGCAACAGCACCGGCGCCAACCGCGTGGACCTGTGCCTGGTGATGCTGCTGCGGGCCATGCTCAGATCAGACCCGGGCAAGGCGGATCTGGCGGTGTCGGCGCTGTCGCCGGTGTTCCGGTACGTCAGCGAAGGCGATGGGTTCTACCGGGACGGGTCGTTCATCCAGCACACGTACGTCCCCTATCAGGGCGCCTACGGGGTGACGCTGCTGTCGGGGCTGGCCACGCTGTTCGCGGTGCTGCGCGGCTCGCCGTGGGAGGTCGCAGACCCGATCGTGTTCAACGCGGTTGAGCGGTCGTTCGCGCCGTTCGTGCATGACGGGGCCTGCATGGACCTGGTACGCGGGCGCAGCGTCGGCCGACGGCCCTTCGGCGACCACGAGAAGGGCCGCGAGATAGCCGCCGCGATCCTGCTGCTCGGCGAGGTGGCCCCGGTCGCCTACCGGGCCCGCTGGCACGCCATGGTCAAGGGATGGGCGGTGCGGAACACGTACCGGCCGATGCTGGAGCACCGCGAGCCCGCCTTCCACGCCCGCCTGGCGGCGATCATGGCGGACGACGCGGTTCCGGCCGCGCCCGAGCCGGTCGGGCACCGGCTGCTGCCGATGAGCGCCAGGGCCGTGCACCGCCGGCCAGGCTGGTGCGCGGCGCTCAGCATGGCCTCGCACCGGATCGGCCATTACGAGCACGGCAACGGCGAGAACCTGCGCGGCTGGCACACCGGCTCAGGAATGCTCTACTGGTGGGCGGACGGGCACGGCGACCAGTACTCCGACTCTTTCTGGCCCACCGTGGACCCCTACCGCCTGCCGGGCACGACCGTCTCCACGCGGCGGCTGCCGGATGGCGCGGGTGCGGGATGGGGAGACACGCGCACGCCCTGGCGGTGGGTGGGCGGGGCCACGGACGGCGAATACGCGTCCGTCGGCCAGCACCTCACCGGGCTGGAGAGCACGATGGAGGCGTTCAAGTCGTGGTTCTTCCTCGACGACGCCGTCGTCTGCCTGGGCGCGGGCATCACCTGCGCGGACGGGGCGCGGGTCGAGACGATCGTGGACAACCGGAGGACCGGCGCCCCGCTCGCCGTCGAGCCGGGCTGGGCCCACCTCGAGGGTCACGGCGGCTACTTGGTGCCGGGATCGCTGCGCACGCTGCGGGAGCGCCGGGGGACCCGCGACTACGTGACGCTCTGGCTGGACCACGGCGTGGATCCCCGCTCGGCCGGCTACGTCTACACGCTGCTGCCGGGCGCGAGCCGGGCGGAGACGCGCGCCAGGGCCGCCGACCCCGGCTGGTTGCGCGTGATGGCCAACTCCGCCCGGCTGCAGGCCGTCCACGTCCCGTCGTTGAGGCTCACGGCGGCGAACTTCTGGGACGCCGGAGCCGCCGGCGACCTGACCGCCTCCGGCCCGTGCGCGGTCCTGGCCCGCGAGCACGGCGACGGCACGGCCACGCTCACCGTGGCGGACCCCCGGTGCGACCTGGACGAACTGACCGTGACCTGGGACCGGCCGGTGGCCGAGCTGATCAGCGGCGACGCCCTCCTGTACGGCTCCACCTTGACCTTCCATAGGCTTG includes:
- a CDS encoding ATP-binding protein; its protein translation is MTTLRSAPQSRMQYVWPLREDARTVGHARAIIRTELVSLALSADVIDDAVLMVSELVTNAFMYGDAPYELMLHVDAKEIMCVVVDSSPILPAPAPDDLSAEHGRGLRIIARLSDGFYGCHPQRYATHPDLVGKATWFALPRDGLQANVVPIRPGT
- a CDS encoding response regulator transcription factor, with the protein product MIRVLIVDDQALIRGSFRALLESEDDIEVVAEAPNGEQAIALALEHLPDVALLDIQMPVMDGIEATRRIAADERLSGVHVVILTNFGLDEYVFNALRAGACGFLVKDTEPADLLQGVRVAARGDALLSPAITRRLIGEYVARRPEPAPEGLDVLTNREREVTALVARGLSNDEIAAHMVISPTTAKTHVSRAMTKLRARDRAQLVVFAYESGLVTPRRGGIDRDH
- a CDS encoding DHA2 family efflux MFS transporter permease subunit is translated as MTQTTQTSETTTSWQPLAAACLGAFMLLVDVTIVMVALPPIASDLHMSFTGAQWLLDGYALALAALLLAAGSFADHAGRRKVYLVALAVFALASLACGLAPSGGLLLAARVVQGAGGAAMMATTLALISSTYHGRQRGIAFGVWGGVNGAAAALAPVLGGLLTEHLHWRAIFLVNLPISLVAAWLTLRAVSESRLPGGGRLDWAGMVTFTVAVGALTYGLIEAGEHGWTAVRTLAPLGVAVVALVAFLVTETRSDRPMLDLRLFADRSFSGILAGAGLLMPAAFACLAFTSLWLQQDLGLGPVAAGVALSPMAVTSLVVSIGGARLFPGLSPRAAVGGGLLLIGAGAFLQGTLGPDTGWTALAPGLVVTGVGVGLAVPSLSSAAMAFAPPPRAGMAAGAVNTVRQLGYALGIAALGLLYRADAAAYVALNDVYRASAIIGLVAGLLVLAAVRATRRPDHH
- a CDS encoding multicopper oxidase family protein, which codes for MNPTRRDALRLLGLGAVAVAAVPGCSLLAGTPQSQLLASAAPLPKPYAVPLPVPEVAKPVRSAGGADFYELTEQAADVEVLPGLRTQIWGYGGKFPGPTIEARSGRRTVVKLINQLGAPTVLHLHGGHTPPESDGFPTDLVAPGGAREYVFPLEQRAATLWYHDHRMDYTGPQVWRGLAGMFLVRDDEEEALPLPAGERDLPLLISDRSFAADGTLLYPALGDRPGVQEGYMGGVLGDVILVNGAPWPELRVARARYRLRLCNGSNARAYELATGGPMIQIGSDGGLLSAPRTVRQLRLSPGERADVVVDFSAYKLGQYVELRNLAGEGAQARVMRFAVDRDEADDSAVPQRLSTVEALDPGKATVTRDFEFSSGSMHGGTGWLINGRPFDPKRMEARPKLGDVEVWRLTSDVAHPVHLHLDHFQVVSVNGERPAGPPEWKDTVELRDAQTVEIVTRFTGYRGRYVLHCHNLEHEDMAMMASFEVV
- a CDS encoding Lrp/AsnC family transcriptional regulator, giving the protein MENIMLDDVDRGLMHALQVDGRASFSRIGEVLGVSDQRVARRYRRLRSTGMLRVVGVVDGRRLGYESWSIRLRCTPDAAVSIAQALARRSDTFWVHLLSGGTEISCGALQRTASERESLLLNKLARTNRVLSVTAHRTLHMFVGGRIGWTALAALTSGQVEHLAAGRVYTRRGDGEPVVLGPGDEALFEALSQDGRAGHADLAAVTGWSESTVRRRMEHLCAAGALFFDMDVLPTLLDYQVEAQLWMSVPPAELDATGRALARHPEVAYAGATTGPNNLMASVVCRDDAAFYRYLTESLGALPAIRHLETAPIIRTIKRAGALLPTR
- a CDS encoding nuclear transport factor 2 family protein, whose product is MPIDLAERFHAFLTEVPHELGLGNEDAAAIIDRYYVPEIEYWNDGICLDRRRLIDHVKPARKNAVGLRIEVHESLVGEDVAAARYTMDAVMRQGKTITMEIYLFARYAPDGRIRRVDSITRTV
- a CDS encoding xanthine dehydrogenase family protein molybdopterin-binding subunit → MGDAYVGARTPRREDARLLTGRGRYVGNISLPDAAHAYVVRSPIAHGRLLSCDTKAAAAADGVLDVIVPADAAGMRLPCVSVAPGQPITEYPVLDAAIRYVGQPLVLVVARTPEAARDAADLVELELDELPAVADMERALEGDAPLLYPDWGTNVLTDFTLGDADCAAAVEAAEHVVEMTVRMGRVSPHPMEPRGVVASYAGDELTVHTSTQSPHHAREQLADALGLTHDRVRVIGGDIGGGFGGKEHVYPDEVLICLAAIRLGRPVSWMESPGDRLLATLPARAAVHRGRLALDGEGRFVALQVDVLGDIGAHPSNVGVSTAAVTATLLPGPYRFDRVAVRVRGVVTTTTPTGSYRGFGQPEGTLTRERLIDEAARRLGIDRIELRLRNMIEPGELPYMTRVHVPYDSGDYPRALRTLHHLAMLPEKDDGRRRGIGYSCHVETTGMGPSMELKATGFLAGGYETAVLRMEQDGSVVVTSGVVPIGQGIETALAQLAADRTGVPIERVRVVMGDTASTPYSGIGSIASRALTVGGAAVTQAADLLRDKLVAIAAHRLEAAPADLEIADGAVRVKGDPQAAVTLRDLATSAWRGWDLPEGVTPGLEERASYDPAAYTYAYGAHAAAVAVDPETGAVEVERYWVVNDAGVLVNPAVVEGQIHGGVAQGIGEALTEEIVYTENGQPIVDYLLPTTREIPDIQVVMLETPSPITPGGMKGVGEAGTIGPPAAIANAVAAALPEIADKITDVPLTPSGLWSLLEVSQAQSWARNA
- a CDS encoding sensor histidine kinase, with the protein product MSYLDRWPPLVKDVLLAVVVAAALSVTVADTPGVGALDFAAVITGSLSLVAWRRAPLVPLAVSTACMLVFAAHAQPGPPSAFPVLISVFAAVRAGHRLPATLASVVFLAGSLAVNLPNADWSGQNLQTTTLLVGWFLTAGVTATVNRHRQAYLEQAEQRAAEAERTREEMARRRAGEERLRIARELHDSLTHSISIIKVQAGVAVHLARKRGEDVPAALLAIQEASSDAMRELRATLEVLRDSSGSADAEVHSSGLDRLDDLVERARSTGLAATVTISGARRELPAEVDRAAYRIVQEALTNVSRHAGGATAAVRVDYAGEELIVQVDDDGTATSDAPPVPGVGLLGMRERVTALGGRLRAEPRPEGGFTVRAELPLKEPLPETSRSKETLPLEGTS